In Acinonyx jubatus isolate Ajub_Pintada_27869175 chromosome B3, VMU_Ajub_asm_v1.0, whole genome shotgun sequence, a genomic segment contains:
- the STRC gene encoding stereocilin isoform X8: protein MALSLWALLLPLSCAVILVPTGIQSLDPGLSLLKSLLSTMDQAPQGSLSRSQFSAFLANISSSFGPGRMGEGPVGEPPPLQPPALRLHDFLVTLRGSPDWEPMLGLLGDVLALLGQEQTPRDFLGHQAGVLGGLAEVLLGALVPVGPPTPTRPPCTRDGPSDCVLVADWLPSLLLLLEGTRWQALVQVQSSVDPTNATGLNGREPAPHFLQGLLGLLTPVGEPGSEEALWGGLLRTVGAPLYAAFQEGLLRVTDSLQDEVFSILGQPEPDANGQCQGGNLQQLLLWGIRHNLSWDVQALGFLSGLPPPPPALLHCLSTGVPLPRASQLSAHISPRQQRAISVEALCENHSGPAPPYSISNFSIHLLCQHAKPATPQPPPSTIAICQTAVWYAVSWAPGAQGWLQACHDQFPDQFLEAICSNLSFSALSSPNRRLVKRLCAGLLPPPTSCPEGLPSVPLTPEIFWGCFLENETLWAERLCGEAGLQAVPPSNQAWVQHVCQGPTPDATAFPPCYIGPCGERCPDGGSFLMMVCANDTMYEALVPFWPWLAGQCRISRGGNDTCFLEGLLGPLLPSLPPLGPSPLCLAPAPFLLGMLSQLPRCQSSVPALAHSTRLHYLLRLLTFLLGPGAGGTEAQGMLGQALMLSSLPDNCSFWDAFRPEGRRSVLRTVGEYLEQEEQWTPLGFEPTASPSSGINKMELLSCFSLQMKDKHLASGLGVPGEPSGGQRRQLLVSCLSPHQPVLWDLLQREKSVWALKILVQAYLHMPPENLQQLVLSAEREAAQGFLTLMHRSWAQLQVPPSEEEALGRLTALLLQQYPRLTSQLFIDLSPLIPFLAVSDLMRFPPSLLANDSVLAAIRDYSPGMRPEQKEALAKRLLAPDLFGEVPAWSQELLWAVLPLLPHLPLENFLQLSPHQIQALEDSWPAAGLGPGHARHVLRSLVNQSVQDGEEQVRRLSYCLDGSSLGMMTLVSLAPQLSLEELCSLHPLLPGLSSQTLQAIPRRVLVGACSCLAPELSRLSACQTAALLQTFRVKDGVKNIGTTGASAAVCIPGQQPIPTTWPDCLLPLLPLKLLQLDSAALLANRRRYRELPWSEQQAQFLWKKMQVPTNLTLRNLQALGTLAGGMSCEFLQQINSMANFLEVVHMIYQLPTGVRGSLRACIWVELQRRMTMPEPEPATMGPELSGLDTRLLLDLPVRLMDRLSNESIMLVVGLVRGAPEQLLALTPLHRVALAERALQNLAPKETTVSREVLETLGPLVGFLGIESTRRIPLPILLGQLNQLQGFCLGEPFATELGWLLSQEPALGKPELWSQGEVEQAGRLVLTLSTEAISLIPREALGQETLERLLEKQQSWEQSRVGQLCGRPQLASKKAALVAGVVRPTAEDLPEPVPNCADIRGTFPAAWSATQIAGMELSDFEDCLELFAGDPGLGPEELRAAMGKAKQLWGPPRGFRPEQILQLGRLLIGLGERELQELILVDWGVLSTLGQIDGWSSIQLRVVVSSFLRQSGRHVSHLDFLHLTALGYTLCGLRPEELQHISSWEFSQAALFLGNLHLQCSEEQLEVLAQLLVLPGGFGPVSNWGPEIFTEIGTIAAGIPDLALSALLQEQIQGLTPLAISVIPAPKFAVVFSPTQLSSLTSVQAVAVTPEQMAFLSPEQRRAVAWAQHEGKDSPEQQGRSTAWGLQDWSQPSWAMALTICFLGNLL from the exons ATGGCTCTGAGCCTCTGGGCCCTGCTACTGCCGCTGTCCTGTGCAG TGATTCTGGTCCCTACTGGGATTCAGTCCCTGGACCCTGGTCTCTCCCTCCTGAAGTCATTGCTCTCCACAATGGACCAAGCTCCTCAGGGGTCCCTCAGCCGCTCACAGTTCTCTGCATTCCTGGCcaacatttcttcttcctttgggcctgggagaatgggggagggacctGTGGGGGAGCCCCCACCtctccagccccctgccctccgGCTCCACGACTTCCTAGTGACACTGAGAGGCAGCCCAGACTGGGAGCCAATGCTAGGTCTACTAGGGGATGTGCTGGCACTGCTGGGACAGGAGCAGACCCCCCGGGACTTCCTGGGGCACCAGGCAGGTGTGCTGGGTGGACTCGCAGAGGTGTTGCTAGGAGCCTTAGTTCCTGTGGGGCCCCCAACCCCTACCCGGCCCCCATGCACCCGTGATGGGCCCTCTGACTGCGTCCTGGTGGCTGACTGGTTGCCTTCTCTGCTGCTCTTGTTAGAGGGTACACGATGGCAGGCCCTGGTACAGGTGCAGTCCAGTGTGGACCCCACAAATGCCACAGGCCTCAATGGGAGGGAGCCAGCCCCCCACTTTTTACAGGGTCTGTTGGGTTTGCTCACCCCAGTAGGGGAGCCAGGCTCTGAGGAGGCTCTTTGGGGAGGTCTGCTGCGCACAGTGGGGGCCCCCCTCTACGCTGCCTTCCAGGAGGGGCTTCTCCGTGTCACTGACTCCCTACAAGATGAGGTCTTTTCCATTCTGGGGCAACCAGAGCCTGATGCCAATGGGCAGTGCCAGGGAG GCAACCTTCAACAGCTGCTTTTATG GGGCATCCGGCACAACCTTTCCTGGGATGTCCAGGCGCTGGGCTTTCTGTCTGGattgccacccccaccccccgccctcctccACTGTCTGAGCACAGGTGTGCCTCTGCCCAGGGCTTCCCAGCTCTCAGCCCACATCAGCCCTCGCCAACAGCGAGCCATCTCTGTGGAGGCCCTCTGCGAGAACCACTCAGGTCCAGCACCACCCTACAGCATTTCCAACTTCTCCATCCACTTGCTCTGCCAGCACGCCAAGCCTGCCACCCCGCAGCCCCCTCCCAGCACCATTGCCATCTGCCAGACAGCTGTGTGGTATGCAGTCTCATGGGCACCAGGTGCCCAAGGCTGGCTACAGGCCTGCCATGACCAGTTTCCTGATCAGTTCCTGGAGGCAATATGTAGCAACCTCTCCTTTTCAGCCTTGTCTAGCCCCAATCGCCGTCTGGTAAAGCGGCTCTGTGCTGgtcttctcccaccccccaccagctgTCCTGAAGGACTGCCTTCTGTTCCCCTCACCCCAGAGATCTTCTGGGGCTGCTTCTTGGAGAATGAGACCTTGTGGGCTGAGCGGCTGTGTGGAGAGGCGGGTCTGCAGGCTGTGCCCCCCAGCAATCAGGCTTGGGTTCAGCATGTGTGCCAGGGCCCTACCCCAGATGCCACTGCCTTCCCACCCTGCTACATTGGACCTTGTGGGGAACGCTGCCCAGATGGGGGCAGCTTCCTGATGATGGTCTGTGCCAATGATACCATGTATGAAGCACTTGTGCCCTTCTGGCCTTGGCTAGCAGGCCAGTGCAGGATAAGTCGTGGGGGCAATGACACTTGCTTCCTAGAGGGGCTACTGGGCCCTCTTCTGCCCTCTCTGCCACCACTGGGACCATCCCCACTGTGTCTGGCCCCAGCCCCCTTCCTGCTTGGCATGCTATCCCAGTTGCCACGTTGTCAGTCCTCTGTACCAGCCCTTGCCCACTCCACACGCCTACACTATCTCCTGCGCCTGCTGACCTTTCTTCTGggtccaggggctggggggactGAGGCCCAGGGGATGCTGGGTCAGGCCCTGATGCTCTCCAGTCTCCCAGACAACTGCTCCTTCTGGGATGCCTTCCGCCCAGAGGGCCGGCGCAGTGTGCTGCGGACAGTTGGGGAGTACCTGGAACAGGAGGAGCAGTGGACCCCGCTGGGCTTTGAACCCACTGCCAGCCCCAGCTCTGGTATAAACAAGATGGAGCTGCTGTCCTGCTTCAGT CTTCAGATGAAGGACAAGCATCTAGCAAGTGGACTTGGAGTGCCTGGGGAACCTTCAGGAGGACAGAGGAGACAGCTCTTGGTATCTTGTCTGTCTCCCCATCAGCCTGTGCTATGGGATCTGCTCCAGAGGGAGAAGAGTGTTTGGGCCCTGAAGATTCTAGTGCAG GCATACCTGCACATGCCACCAGAAAATCTCCAGCAGCTGGTGCTTtcagcagagagggaggctgCTCAGGGCTTCCTGACGCTCATGCACCGTTCCTGGGCTCAGCTTCAG GTGCCACCATCTGAGGAGGAAGCCCTGGGTCGCCTGACAGCCTTGTTGCTCCAGCAGTACCCGCGCCTCACCTCCCAGCTCTTCATTGACCTGTCACCGCTCATCCCCTTCTTGGCTGTCTCTGACCTGATGCGCTTCCCACCATCCTTGTTGGCCAATGACAGTGT ACTGGCTGCCATCCGAGATTACAGCCCAGGAATGAGGCCTGAACAGAAGGAAGCTCTTGCAAAGCGACTGCTGGCCCCTGACCTGTTTGGGGAAGTGCCCGCCTGGTCCCAGGAGCTACTGTGGGCAGTGTTgcccctgctcccccacctccctctggagAACTTTCTGCAGCTCAGCCCTCACCAG ATCCAAGCCCTGGAGGATAGTTGGCCAGCAGCAGGTCTTGGGCCAGGGCATGCCCGGCATGTGCTACGGAGCCTGGTGAACCAGAGTGTCCAGGACGGAGAAGAGCAGGTGCGCAG GCTGTCTTACTGCTTGGACGGCTCCTCCCTAGGCATGAT GACTCTTGTCTCTCTTGCTCCCCAGCTGTCCCTGGAGGAACTCTGCTCCTTGCACCCTCTGCTGCCAGGCCTCAGCTCCCAGACACTCCAGGCCATCCCTAGGCGAGTTCTGGTTGGGGCCTGTTCCTGCCTGGCCCCTGAACTGTCACGCCTCTCAGCTTGCCAGACTGCAGCATTGCTGCAGACCTTTCGG GTGAAAGACGGCGTTAAAAACATAGGTACAACAGGTGCCAGTGCAGCTGTGTGTATCCCTGGTCAG cagcccATCCCCACCACCTGGCCAGACTGCCtgcttcccctgctcccactAAAGCTGCTACAGCTGGACTCTGCGGCTCTTCTGGCTAACCGAAGGCGCTACCGGGAGCTGCCCTGGTCTGAGCAGCAG gCTCAGTTTCTCTGGAAGAAGATGCAGGTGCCCACCAACCTGACACTCAGGAATCTGCA GGCTCTGGGCACCCTGGCAGGGGGCATGTCGTGTGAGTTTCTGCAGCAGATCAACTCAATGGCAAACTTCCTTGAAGTAGTGCACATGATCTATCAGCTGCCCACTGGAGTTCGAGGGAGTCTG AGGGCCTGTATCTGGGTGGAGCTACAGCGGAGGATGACAATGCCAGAGCCAGAGCCGGCAACCATGGGGCCAGAACTGAGTGGGCTAGACACCAGGCTACTCTTGGATTTACC GGTCCGGTTGATGGATAGACTGTCCAATGAATCTATTATGTTGGTGGTGGGGCTGGTACGAGGAGCTCCAGAGCAGCTGCTGGCACTGACCCCACTCCACCGGGTGGCCCTGGCAGAGAGGGCACTACAAAACTTG GCTCCAAAGGAGACAACAGTCTCAAGGGAAGTGCTGGAGACATTGGGCCCCTTGGTTGGATTCCTGGGGATAGAGAGTACACGACGGATCCCTCTACCGATCCTGCTGGGCCAACTCAATCAGCTGCAGGGCTTCTGCCTAGGAGAGCCATTTGCCACAGAGCTGGGATGGCTCTTGTCACAGGAGCCTGCTCTTGG GAAGCCAGAGTTGTGGAGCCAGGGTGAAGTAGAGCAAGCTGGACGCCTAGTACTCACTCTGTCTACTGAAGCTATTTCCTTGATCCCCAGG GAGGCCTTGGGCCAAGAGACTCTGGAGCGGCTCCTAGAGAAGCAGCAGAGTTGGGAGCAGAGCAGAGTTGGACAGCTATGTGGAAGACCACAGCTTGCTTCCAAGAAAGCTGCCTTGGTAGCTGGGGTTGTACGGCCCACCGCAGAAGATCTCCCAG AACCTGTGCCAAATTGTGCAGATATACGAGGGACATTCCCAGCAGCCTGGTCAGCAACCCAGATTGCAGGGATGGAGCTCTCAGACTTTGAGGACTGCCTGGAATTATTCGCAGGAGACCCAGGACTTGGGCCTGAGGAACTACGGGCAGCTATGGGCAAGGCAAAACAG TTGTGGGGTCCTCCCCGGGGATTCCGTCCTGAGCAGATCCTGCAGCTAGGTCGGCTCTTAATAGGTTTAGGAGAGCGGGAACTACAGGAGCTGATCCTAGTGGACTGGGGAGTGCTGAGCACCCTGGGGCAGATAGATGGCTGGAGCTCCATCCAG CTCCGGGTTGTGGTCTCCAGTTTCTTGCGGCAGAGTGGCCGGCATGTGAGCCACCTGGACTTCCTTCATCTGACTGCACTGGGTTATACACTCTGTGGACTTCGGCCAGAGGAGCTACAGCATATCAGCAGTTGGGAATTTAG CCAAGCAGCTCTCTTCCTGGGCAATCTGCATCTCCAGTGTTCTGAGGAGCAACTGGAAGTTCTGGCCCAGCTCCTTGTGCTGCCCGGTGGTTTTGGTCCAGTCAGTAACTGGGGGCCTGAGATCTTCACTGAAATCGGCACAATAGCAG CAGGGATCCCAGACCTGGCTCTTTCAGCACTGC
- the STRC gene encoding stereocilin isoform X6: MALSLWALLLPLSCAVILVPTGIQSLDPGLSLLKSLLSTMDQAPQGSLSRSQFSAFLANISSSFGPGRMGEGPVGEPPPLQPPALRLHDFLVTLRGSPDWEPMLGLLGDVLALLGQEQTPRDFLGHQAGVLGGLAEVLLGALVPVGPPTPTRPPCTRDGPSDCVLVADWLPSLLLLLEGTRWQALVQVQSSVDPTNATGLNGREPAPHFLQGLLGLLTPVGEPGSEEALWGGLLRTVGAPLYAAFQEGLLRVTDSLQDEVFSILGQPEPDANGQCQGGNLQQLLLWGIRHNLSWDVQALGFLSGLPPPPPALLHCLSTGVPLPRASQLSAHISPRQQRAISVEALCENHSGPAPPYSISNFSIHLLCQHAKPATPQPPPSTIAICQTAVWYAVSWAPGAQGWLQACHDQFPDQFLEAICSNLSFSALSSPNRRLVKRLCAGLLPPPTSCPEGLPSVPLTPEIFWGCFLENETLWAERLCGEAGLQAVPPSNQAWVQHVCQGPTPDATAFPPCYIGPCGERCPDGGSFLMMVCANDTMYEALVPFWPWLAGQCRISRGGNDTCFLEGLLGPLLPSLPPLGPSPLCLAPAPFLLGMLSQLPRCQSSVPALAHSTRLHYLLRLLTFLLGPGAGGTEAQGMLGQALMLSSLPDNCSFWDAFRPEGRRSVLRTVGEYLEQEEQWTPLGFEPTASPSSGINKMELLSCFSLQMKDKHLASGLGVPGEPSGGQRRQLLVSCLSPHQPVLWDLLQREKSVWALKILVQAYLHMPPENLQQLVLSAEREAAQGFLTLMHRSWAQLQVPPSEEEALGRLTALLLQQYPRLTSQLFIDLSPLIPFLAVSDLMRFPPSLLANDSVLAAIRDYSPGMRPEQKEALAKRLLAPDLFGEVPAWSQELLWAVLPLLPHLPLENFLQLSPHQIQALEDSWPAAGLGPGHARHVLRSLVNQSVQDGEEQVRRLGSLACFLSPEELQSLVPLSDPLGPVERGLLECAANGTLSPQGRVAYELLGVLRSSGGAVLSPRELRVWAPLFPQLGLRFLQELSEPQLRAMLPALQGTSVTPAQAVLLLGRLLPRHDVKDGVKNIGTTGASAAVCIPGQPIPTTWPDCLLPLLPLKLLQLDSAALLANRRRYRELPWSEQQAQFLWKKMQVPTNLTLRNLQALGTLAGGMSCEFLQQINSMANFLEVVHMIYQLPTGVRGSLRACIWVELQRRMTMPEPEPATMGPELSGLDTRLLLDLPVRLMDRLSNESIMLVVGLVRGAPEQLLALTPLHRVALAERALQNLAPKETTVSREVLETLGPLVGFLGIESTRRIPLPILLGQLNQLQGFCLGEPFATELGWLLSQEPALGKPELWSQGEVEQAGRLVLTLSTEAISLIPREALGQETLERLLEKQQSWEQSRVGQLCGRPQLASKKAALVAGVVRPTAEDLPEPVPNCADIRGTFPAAWSATQIAGMELSDFEDCLELFAGDPGLGPEELRAAMGKAKQLWGPPRGFRPEQILQLGRLLIGLGERELQELILVDWGVLSTLGQIDGWSSIQLRVVVSSFLRQSGRHVSHLDFLHLTALGYTLCGLRPEELQHISSWEFSQAALFLGNLHLQCSEEQLEVLAQLLVLPGGFGPVSNWGPEIFTEIGTIAAGIPDLALSALLQEQIQGLTPLAISVIPAPKFAVVFSPTQLSSLTSVQAVAVTPEQMAFLSPEQRRAVAWAQHEGKDSPEQQGRSTAWGLQDWSQPSWAMALTICFLGNLL, from the exons ATGGCTCTGAGCCTCTGGGCCCTGCTACTGCCGCTGTCCTGTGCAG TGATTCTGGTCCCTACTGGGATTCAGTCCCTGGACCCTGGTCTCTCCCTCCTGAAGTCATTGCTCTCCACAATGGACCAAGCTCCTCAGGGGTCCCTCAGCCGCTCACAGTTCTCTGCATTCCTGGCcaacatttcttcttcctttgggcctgggagaatgggggagggacctGTGGGGGAGCCCCCACCtctccagccccctgccctccgGCTCCACGACTTCCTAGTGACACTGAGAGGCAGCCCAGACTGGGAGCCAATGCTAGGTCTACTAGGGGATGTGCTGGCACTGCTGGGACAGGAGCAGACCCCCCGGGACTTCCTGGGGCACCAGGCAGGTGTGCTGGGTGGACTCGCAGAGGTGTTGCTAGGAGCCTTAGTTCCTGTGGGGCCCCCAACCCCTACCCGGCCCCCATGCACCCGTGATGGGCCCTCTGACTGCGTCCTGGTGGCTGACTGGTTGCCTTCTCTGCTGCTCTTGTTAGAGGGTACACGATGGCAGGCCCTGGTACAGGTGCAGTCCAGTGTGGACCCCACAAATGCCACAGGCCTCAATGGGAGGGAGCCAGCCCCCCACTTTTTACAGGGTCTGTTGGGTTTGCTCACCCCAGTAGGGGAGCCAGGCTCTGAGGAGGCTCTTTGGGGAGGTCTGCTGCGCACAGTGGGGGCCCCCCTCTACGCTGCCTTCCAGGAGGGGCTTCTCCGTGTCACTGACTCCCTACAAGATGAGGTCTTTTCCATTCTGGGGCAACCAGAGCCTGATGCCAATGGGCAGTGCCAGGGAG GCAACCTTCAACAGCTGCTTTTATG GGGCATCCGGCACAACCTTTCCTGGGATGTCCAGGCGCTGGGCTTTCTGTCTGGattgccacccccaccccccgccctcctccACTGTCTGAGCACAGGTGTGCCTCTGCCCAGGGCTTCCCAGCTCTCAGCCCACATCAGCCCTCGCCAACAGCGAGCCATCTCTGTGGAGGCCCTCTGCGAGAACCACTCAGGTCCAGCACCACCCTACAGCATTTCCAACTTCTCCATCCACTTGCTCTGCCAGCACGCCAAGCCTGCCACCCCGCAGCCCCCTCCCAGCACCATTGCCATCTGCCAGACAGCTGTGTGGTATGCAGTCTCATGGGCACCAGGTGCCCAAGGCTGGCTACAGGCCTGCCATGACCAGTTTCCTGATCAGTTCCTGGAGGCAATATGTAGCAACCTCTCCTTTTCAGCCTTGTCTAGCCCCAATCGCCGTCTGGTAAAGCGGCTCTGTGCTGgtcttctcccaccccccaccagctgTCCTGAAGGACTGCCTTCTGTTCCCCTCACCCCAGAGATCTTCTGGGGCTGCTTCTTGGAGAATGAGACCTTGTGGGCTGAGCGGCTGTGTGGAGAGGCGGGTCTGCAGGCTGTGCCCCCCAGCAATCAGGCTTGGGTTCAGCATGTGTGCCAGGGCCCTACCCCAGATGCCACTGCCTTCCCACCCTGCTACATTGGACCTTGTGGGGAACGCTGCCCAGATGGGGGCAGCTTCCTGATGATGGTCTGTGCCAATGATACCATGTATGAAGCACTTGTGCCCTTCTGGCCTTGGCTAGCAGGCCAGTGCAGGATAAGTCGTGGGGGCAATGACACTTGCTTCCTAGAGGGGCTACTGGGCCCTCTTCTGCCCTCTCTGCCACCACTGGGACCATCCCCACTGTGTCTGGCCCCAGCCCCCTTCCTGCTTGGCATGCTATCCCAGTTGCCACGTTGTCAGTCCTCTGTACCAGCCCTTGCCCACTCCACACGCCTACACTATCTCCTGCGCCTGCTGACCTTTCTTCTGggtccaggggctggggggactGAGGCCCAGGGGATGCTGGGTCAGGCCCTGATGCTCTCCAGTCTCCCAGACAACTGCTCCTTCTGGGATGCCTTCCGCCCAGAGGGCCGGCGCAGTGTGCTGCGGACAGTTGGGGAGTACCTGGAACAGGAGGAGCAGTGGACCCCGCTGGGCTTTGAACCCACTGCCAGCCCCAGCTCTGGTATAAACAAGATGGAGCTGCTGTCCTGCTTCAGT CTTCAGATGAAGGACAAGCATCTAGCAAGTGGACTTGGAGTGCCTGGGGAACCTTCAGGAGGACAGAGGAGACAGCTCTTGGTATCTTGTCTGTCTCCCCATCAGCCTGTGCTATGGGATCTGCTCCAGAGGGAGAAGAGTGTTTGGGCCCTGAAGATTCTAGTGCAG GCATACCTGCACATGCCACCAGAAAATCTCCAGCAGCTGGTGCTTtcagcagagagggaggctgCTCAGGGCTTCCTGACGCTCATGCACCGTTCCTGGGCTCAGCTTCAG GTGCCACCATCTGAGGAGGAAGCCCTGGGTCGCCTGACAGCCTTGTTGCTCCAGCAGTACCCGCGCCTCACCTCCCAGCTCTTCATTGACCTGTCACCGCTCATCCCCTTCTTGGCTGTCTCTGACCTGATGCGCTTCCCACCATCCTTGTTGGCCAATGACAGTGT ACTGGCTGCCATCCGAGATTACAGCCCAGGAATGAGGCCTGAACAGAAGGAAGCTCTTGCAAAGCGACTGCTGGCCCCTGACCTGTTTGGGGAAGTGCCCGCCTGGTCCCAGGAGCTACTGTGGGCAGTGTTgcccctgctcccccacctccctctggagAACTTTCTGCAGCTCAGCCCTCACCAG ATCCAAGCCCTGGAGGATAGTTGGCCAGCAGCAGGTCTTGGGCCAGGGCATGCCCGGCATGTGCTACGGAGCCTGGTGAACCAGAGTGTCCAGGACGGAGAAGAGCAGGTGCGCAG GCTGGGGTCCCTCGCCTGTTTCCTGAGCCCTGAGGAGCTGCAGAGCCTGGTACCCTTGAGTGATCCACTGGGGCCAGTAGAACGGGGGCTGCTGGAATGTGCGGCCAACGGGACCCTCAGCCCACAAGGACGG GTGGCATATGAACTTCTGGGGGTATTGCGCTCATCTGGAGGAGCTGTGCTGAGCCCCCGGGAGCTGCGGGTCTGGgcccctctcttccctcagcTGGGCCTCCGCTTCCTGCAGGAGCTGTCAGAGCCCCAGCTTAGAGCCATGCTTCCTGCCCTGCAGGGCACCAGTGTCACACCAGCCCAG GCTGTCTTACTGCTTGGACGGCTCCTCCCTAGGCATGAT GTGAAAGACGGCGTTAAAAACATAGGTACAACAGGTGCCAGTGCAGCTGTGTGTATCCCTGGTCAG cccATCCCCACCACCTGGCCAGACTGCCtgcttcccctgctcccactAAAGCTGCTACAGCTGGACTCTGCGGCTCTTCTGGCTAACCGAAGGCGCTACCGGGAGCTGCCCTGGTCTGAGCAGCAG gCTCAGTTTCTCTGGAAGAAGATGCAGGTGCCCACCAACCTGACACTCAGGAATCTGCA GGCTCTGGGCACCCTGGCAGGGGGCATGTCGTGTGAGTTTCTGCAGCAGATCAACTCAATGGCAAACTTCCTTGAAGTAGTGCACATGATCTATCAGCTGCCCACTGGAGTTCGAGGGAGTCTG AGGGCCTGTATCTGGGTGGAGCTACAGCGGAGGATGACAATGCCAGAGCCAGAGCCGGCAACCATGGGGCCAGAACTGAGTGGGCTAGACACCAGGCTACTCTTGGATTTACC GGTCCGGTTGATGGATAGACTGTCCAATGAATCTATTATGTTGGTGGTGGGGCTGGTACGAGGAGCTCCAGAGCAGCTGCTGGCACTGACCCCACTCCACCGGGTGGCCCTGGCAGAGAGGGCACTACAAAACTTG GCTCCAAAGGAGACAACAGTCTCAAGGGAAGTGCTGGAGACATTGGGCCCCTTGGTTGGATTCCTGGGGATAGAGAGTACACGACGGATCCCTCTACCGATCCTGCTGGGCCAACTCAATCAGCTGCAGGGCTTCTGCCTAGGAGAGCCATTTGCCACAGAGCTGGGATGGCTCTTGTCACAGGAGCCTGCTCTTGG GAAGCCAGAGTTGTGGAGCCAGGGTGAAGTAGAGCAAGCTGGACGCCTAGTACTCACTCTGTCTACTGAAGCTATTTCCTTGATCCCCAGG GAGGCCTTGGGCCAAGAGACTCTGGAGCGGCTCCTAGAGAAGCAGCAGAGTTGGGAGCAGAGCAGAGTTGGACAGCTATGTGGAAGACCACAGCTTGCTTCCAAGAAAGCTGCCTTGGTAGCTGGGGTTGTACGGCCCACCGCAGAAGATCTCCCAG AACCTGTGCCAAATTGTGCAGATATACGAGGGACATTCCCAGCAGCCTGGTCAGCAACCCAGATTGCAGGGATGGAGCTCTCAGACTTTGAGGACTGCCTGGAATTATTCGCAGGAGACCCAGGACTTGGGCCTGAGGAACTACGGGCAGCTATGGGCAAGGCAAAACAG TTGTGGGGTCCTCCCCGGGGATTCCGTCCTGAGCAGATCCTGCAGCTAGGTCGGCTCTTAATAGGTTTAGGAGAGCGGGAACTACAGGAGCTGATCCTAGTGGACTGGGGAGTGCTGAGCACCCTGGGGCAGATAGATGGCTGGAGCTCCATCCAG CTCCGGGTTGTGGTCTCCAGTTTCTTGCGGCAGAGTGGCCGGCATGTGAGCCACCTGGACTTCCTTCATCTGACTGCACTGGGTTATACACTCTGTGGACTTCGGCCAGAGGAGCTACAGCATATCAGCAGTTGGGAATTTAG CCAAGCAGCTCTCTTCCTGGGCAATCTGCATCTCCAGTGTTCTGAGGAGCAACTGGAAGTTCTGGCCCAGCTCCTTGTGCTGCCCGGTGGTTTTGGTCCAGTCAGTAACTGGGGGCCTGAGATCTTCACTGAAATCGGCACAATAGCAG CAGGGATCCCAGACCTGGCTCTTTCAGCACTGC